The genomic region TAATTTCCAAACACCTCCAGACGCCATGTCAAGTCACAGCAAAATGCACTTACTTCCtcttttgaaaaaagtaatcaggGAGGTCTTGGTGAGGTTGAAAATCCAATCATCGTCTAGTATTCATGTCACTCCCATTAGGCACGCCTCCTTGATTCATCCCACCCAATGCAGTCCCACTCCTCGCCAGCGCAGGCGGGCTTGTGAACGACTCCGGAAACGACATCACCCTTCTGTTTATATCGTAAGAGTCGCTAACCCTTGTTGCATGGAATCTTATTTTTTAGACACATTTATAAAACTAGAAAAATAGCTACCTCACAATTGTTTGATGGCAATGGGCGGTCATGGGGTGATGGCGAACGAGGAATCTTTGGATTACTCCGTCCACGAGGCGTGGAACGAGGCCACCAACGTCTATTTGCTCGTCATTCTGGTTAGCTTCGGACTGCTGATGTACGCTAGAAAGTAAGAGAGGTTCCTTTGCATTTTGTTCCCAACAAATGCCCGACTGTTTATAAATATTTGCATCATCAACAACTAAATGTGTGCCTTACTAGCTTTGCTTTTAAAAAGCTTCCATCCAGCTAATGCATGAATTACATACGGTTTggtctcattctctctttcctaTAAAGCCCAACAGTGGAGGTGTcaaaatacccataaaacctagcggtcaaacaggcaaatggttccaatcgtttttccaccattaatttttcccatagggaattttagaaacacttaaaataagggctgtgttttgtgtaggcttaccccggcaggacattttgataaccatgtaaatctctctctgaTAAGGTGCCTTTTATCAGTATATTCGGcactatttactctcagattcgaaaatgctaattagcatcaaggtagacatcatgcaagactacaagtccctgcacgtcatctctagctgacacctttgctaacaggtattgtgtaaattttaaacttgcacaagacagttcacagaattgtcaatttaaagaaatttagccaatttatttattttaaatttagctaacattagatcgttaatccagagattcaatgccatacaacactccttccgtagcctccaactgctcttaaacgctagtaaaactcgtccagatcatcatgaaatgtgtagttctttatgatagccacattagcagctaattagtatttcatttttggggggtaaatacaggcaaatatatagagagatttacatggttatcaaaacaccacaccagggtaagcctccatgaaacacagcccttattttaagtgtttctaaaatcccctatgggaaaaatgaatggtggaaaaacgattggaatcatttccttgtttgacccctaggttttatgggtattatgactcatactgtggtccTCTATTCTCCCCATCAGAAATAAGAGGAAGATCATGAGGATATTCGCTCTGCCGCCTACCGCTGGAGCCACTACCGAACCCAACTTCTACGACAGTCTGCAGAAAGTGAGACTGCGTCAGCAGCTGGAGATGTACTCCTTTGGTGAGTTTGTCAGTCTCAGTTCTGTTGCAGAATGATGCATCAATGTTAGGCTCACCTATGATATGAtcaggaatgggcaaaaattacaaaatacaacTACAAAATAGCATAAAggtcaatgtatcaaaataaactacaaaatacttgtatttcgaaatgtatttaattaaaatatttagaattttgaaatacatttgcaagtagccagcatgaacagcaacaacattctcagtaattgtacagaaacgttttacttgctttgactgtgatatgttgttgtttatctaccttagttgaatgccctgactgtaagtcactctggataagagtgtctgctaaattacctaaATGTCTGTTTGAAAATCAGAGATGGGTAATATTTCTgtttcatgtatttgaaatatgtatttcaattacttctgagtattttgtaatttctattacactgggctgaactacactccaatgtatttcATAAGAAGATACTTTCAAGAGCTGTAATGTGTATTTTCAAAAGACAAActacttttctataccattttGTGGCCCCCTGtcaccctgcattggtatcagatGACTAATAACACTATGgtctgataagagcgtctgctaaatgaactaaatataaATGTGTATATCTCTGCAAAGCATGCAGAGTGtaattctaatgagctccgccccgaAACAAGGTTTTGTCTATAAGGGATACAGCTTGTGTCAAAATAGAGCAGGTTTAGGAGAATTAGGCTAAGCTGTATGTATCCCGTCTAGACATGACCCCGAAACAAGGCCAGTTCattttcacatacagtgcatttggaaagtattcagatcccttgactttttgctgccaccaccatgcttcaccgtagggatggtgccaggtttcctccagacgtgacgcttggcattcatcttggtttcatcagaccagagaatcttgtttctcatggttcaagagtctttaggtgccttttggcaaaatccaagcgggctgtcatgtgccttttactgaggagtggcttctgtctggccgctctaccataaaggcctgactggtggagtgctgcagagatggttgtccttctggaaggttctcccatctccacagaggaactctggagttctttcagagtgaccatcgggttcttggtcacctccctgaccaaggcccttctcccccgattgctcagtttggccgggcagccagctctaggaagagtcttgggggttcttaacttcttccatttaagaatgattgaggccattgtgtttttggggaccttcaatgctgcagaaatgttttggttcccttccccagatctgtgcctcgacacaatcatatctctgagctctacggacaattccttcgacctcatggcttggtttttgctctgacatgcactgtcaactgtgggaccttatatagacaggtgtgtgcctttccaaatcatgtccaatcagttgaatttaccacaggtggactccaatcaagttgtaggaacatctcaaggatgatcaatggaaacaggatgcacctgagctcaatttcgagtctaatagcaaagggtctgaatacttatgtaaataaggtatttctgtattctgtacaacaattctaaaaacctgttttcgctcgctttgtaattatgggttaatgtgtgtagattgatgaggaaaaatgtttatttaatcaattttagaataaggctgtaacgtaacaaagtggaagaagtcaaggggtctgaatactttctgaatgcactgtatacagtcaGTGCGTTCAACTAacgtagataaacaacaacatatcacagtcatagcaagtaaaacgtttctgtgaccgttactgagaatgttgttgctgttcggGCCAGCTACTTGCAaaaatgtatttctgtattttaaaatacaaaatacatgtattttaatttatattttgtagtttattttgatacattgatctttATGGTATTTAGTAATTGTATTTAGTCATTCTTGACCGTCCTTGGTGAAAAATTAACATACCAAAAGgaactgcaaagcacactgggtattattattattggccttgttttggggtcatgtctagatgggataattctactaacctgctacattaattcTCCTAACGTGCTGTGTAAGTTTTTCTAAACCTGCTATgaaaagctgtatcccttctagacatAACCTTGTTTCGAggcagagctcattagaataatactctGCATGCAAGTGCAATCGTACATTTTTACATACACATTTATATTTatagtgccatcagacttctgataccaatgcagaGTGAAAGAGGGCCACAAAATGGCGAACCGCTATAAAAAATGGTATagaaaatattttgtattttgaaaatacaaattacagctcTTGAAAGTATCTTGctacaaaatacattggagtgtagttcagcccagtgtaatacaaaatactcagaagtaattgaAATACGTGTAGCAGAAATACTGCCTATCTTTGGATATGATAGTCTGTGGTCAAATACATATTGACATTGAAATATTTCTGTCCATGACTAGGAACTGACCTCAAATCTGTTAATCACTCGAGTCAAATATATTTCTGGTTTAGCAAATAGCTCTGTCATTCACTAATAAACTCTAGCTCGCACAACTGTTCTAAAATATCTAAATCAATCCCAATGTTAAAATGTGTATAATTTTGACTCCTTTATTCCTTTTTAACAGCGAGGAAGTTTGACCAGCAGCAGCACCAATGCCAGAGTGAAAGTGTTCAGCTCTCTATGGAATGAGACCACGACAATAGTGTAGCATGACCCTGCATCATGCCTGCCTGCTCCACCCAGTCTCTCCACCCTTAAGCCTCTTTGGCTTTGGTAAGTCTGATCATTACAACACTCCTGAAGAGGGCATGTGTATTACGGAGGAAGAACTAGAGGGTCAATGAAGGTTTCTGTGATTAAGACTGTCGTCACGTCAAATCGGCTGTGTTTGCACAATTATTGCTGTAGGATTGAAACAAGGACAATGATGGATCTGTTTATGAAGATTTACGAAACTGGATGTTCCCTTTTCATTTCTGTTATTTTTTTGCATTTATTTAGccttttaatgtattttttcttttaagccccttgtttttttgtgtgtggatGTGTCGCCACATAGTGGTTATAGGAGGACCTACATCCAGTGTATATGGTGAATTCTGTACAGCACCTATTAAAATTCTAGTCTTAAACTCTAAATAACATGTATTTGTACCATACAATTATGGTACAACAAGAACCATTTAATCAAGCATATCTATGTAAATGTTTGGTTGTCAAGAACTGATTTGTTTCCCAGTTTTTGATCCTCCTATAAATTCCTTTTTAATGGCATTACAACAGACCTGGGAAAGTGTTGCTGATCCTTTGCTACAAGGACCTTTGTGGTCCAAACGGAGAGTcgctctctttcatgttgagagGGTCAAAGTTGACTTTTCCCCACTCCAATTGCTGTTTCTGAAAAGGAAATGCATTTATATTATTACTCTGattcaaaataaagaaaacaagGTCAAATATTTTATGTTTTGCTTGATTTCACCGCCTCCTTTCCTCCGTCCCTTCTCGCTTCACTTCTTTTGTAATAATAATTCATGTAATTTCCCTCCAATGTCACAATTTTTAGAGCAGAAAGTtagctctggtgtgtgtgtgctttgtagACTTTAGCACGATGGGGTGGGTGTTCGGGAGGCAGTGATTGAGGAAGGTGACATTTTGCATCAGGGGCCTAACAGAAAAGTTGGGCCTCTAATCCATCaaagaaataaataaaacattagtTAGAGGAAAGCTGTGGCCCAGAAACACAACACCAAGAGGCCAAACAAATGTAAGTGGACATCCTTTGGAGGTAGTGTAATGGAAAAATGATTACTCCTCGCGGGGGAGAAATGGCACACTGATTAAACGCATCAATACATCAGCGGCCGGAGCGCAGCGCAGGGCCAGATCTTTACCCATTCTAAATAGGgctgtgtgtgcaggtgtgtgtggtgtattGAATCTTTGCTTATTCAGTTTTGTCGTGTGCATACCCCTTTGATACTCTACTATTGGCCCACTGTAATTAAAAAGATGCAGACTGAAGGGAAATGGTTAGAGATTAAGAATATCCCAATCTTCATTTAAATTCTTGAGCCTGTACtgtgatttatatatacagtatatctatatCAACATCGCTGCCCATTGAAATGAGAATATGTGAGTTGACTGTCATTGGGCAAATATAGGAGCatggtaaaaaataaatagtCTTGCAGTTAAATCCATGTCACCGCCTCACCATTATCAACAGAGAGATAAGCCATGCCCAAGAGTCATCTGCTGTATTATAGCGAGTTATAAGGTACCACTCTAAATGCCTCCTAGCCTATATTATTAGGCTAGTACCAAAACAAGATTGTCATGTGAACCagtgtgttaacgagataatgaGCCATGTGCTTTGCCAATTAATCTGCTGATGTAATCAATCAGTTGCTCATTACCAGAGGTTTAATATTTAACCAGTACTATCCCATTGAGACACATGATTCATGTCAAACATTAATCAATATCTGGAGTTAATTGCTTAGTCACCAAATGGACTAATGAGGTCGTTAGTGGGAGAGGTCGAAATGAACCACTCATAGAATCTTCACTTCATTCTGAGAATGAGAGTAGAAGGGTGGCTTTGGGTCAATACCAGTGTTCCATCCACACTGTTCACCTTATTAATACATTCACTACCTGTTTCTCCTCTGAAGAGAAATGGATAGGGTTTGTATCCTTGAAATTCAGCACAGTATGATAGAGTTATAGAACAGAGATAATGTGTAACTTTTTGTCAATACACTTGGGAGGGTAGCATGTCACCTaaaaatactgtgtgtgtgtgtgagcgcacgCGCTGGGCGTTATTTGTGGCTAGCTAGGGGGTGGAAAAAATTAGGCACAGCTCGGTAGTTTTTAATATTGTTTCATAAGGTGTAATTAAAAAGAGTTTATCACTGAGTTTGGGATAACACAGCGGCTCAATCTCCCAGTAATGAACCGTCTCCAACCATGCAGAAAGCTATTAATAAACACCAGTCTGAAaccaagggagagagagggtgagagatagaaagtgagcgagagatggagagagaagaagagaaaatgagagagaggaaTTAAGGGATAGAGAGGGTTGGGGTGAGaagaagggaaagagaggggaggaggagagaatagagaAAACACGGCTGATTAAATTAATGTAATCTCacagtgagaaagagaggagccAGTGTGGTTATACATCACCTGAAGAGGCTAATGAAATATAATATCTGTTTCTGTTAGCCAAAGAGCACAGAGAGGGATGAATTCTCTCTGTTTCTCGCCTTatacttttgccctcagaacttcCTCAATTAGtctcacctactaccataccccgttcaaagggacTTACATtttgtgtcttgcccattcaccctctgaatggcacacatacacaatccatgcctcaattgtctcaaggcttaaagatccttctttaacctgtctcctccccttcatctacactgattgaagtggatttaacaagtgacatcaataagggatcatagctttcacctggattcacctggtcagtctatgtcatggaaagagcaggtgtccttaatgttttgtgtacTCCGTGTATGTGGAGATGTTATAAACCAAGAGGACTGGACAGCAGGGTTTGTCCTATTTTAATCTCACCTGAGAAACGACATCTCATTTTCATCTTATTTAcacagaaagagggggagggagagacagaagaggAGGAAAAAAAAGTAGAATAGAAGAATAGTTTATTGTCCAACTCTCTTTATGAAGATAAAAAATCTGCTTCAGGCTATCATGGTATTGCAGGACATCAACGTATTATACACAAGCTCATATTCTTATTTCACCTTTACAGCAGTCACCATGAAAAATAAGACAAAAGTAAAAAGCTTCATAATTTAGTTTTTATATTAAAAAGTCGGGAACGAATGCAGATGACCAAATAACTCTGGGTGTTTTGGCTGTATTAGTAtgcaacattctctctctctcgatgagCTGTGTTTGTTCTGGCTTTGTTCTGAAAGCAGGAAGTGGGCCAGAGCCCAGggcaatctctctctctacccgctCTACGTCCGAGAGCCAgttcagagaaaattactttctTTATTCGTCCCTTTCAAACTGAAAGGGACTTTCAAGACAATCTGACTCCCAGGGGCATGCATTTAAGACATTATGTTTCTAGTTTCCAAGGACTTGTAATATAGTAGTAATATAGCAGTACTGAATAATCTACTACTGATGATCTACTACTTATAACCATTTCTATGCAATAATAGGAGTAAGGAAGTAATAGAAGTAATACGCAGAAACTAATGCCACACAAGCCTGcacccacccactcactcacacacacacaccagccgtGGTGAAACGATGCCCCACTCTTCAACACAAGAGGGACCATCGTCTCCTTTCTCTTCTTTATTAAGGTGATTTATAATGCAATAGTGCCTTAACTTCAGCCCCTTAAAATGTCTCCCAGATTAACTGGACATTGTTCGTCTTCTCCGCTCCTCTCTTCATTAGCCAGATAAAAACAGACAAGCCAATCACACAACCTCGTTAGCCGCGGCCTTTGACAGAAAGGAGCTAGGTGTTTTATGGCCAGTGTGCACCATATGATGGGTGGTACATGTTATGGTTATTATGCTCTTTGTAAATTCAGCAGAGTATGATAGAGTTATAGAACAGAGATAGTGTGTAACCTTTTGTCAATACACTTGGGAGGGTAGACTATGTATTGTCTATCAATTAGCTTTATTGAAGAGAGGTGAGC from Coregonus clupeaformis isolate EN_2021a chromosome 3, ASM2061545v1, whole genome shotgun sequence harbors:
- the LOC121542492 gene encoding small integral membrane protein 19, with the protein product MAMGGHGVMANEESLDYSVHEAWNEATNVYLLVILVSFGLLMYARKNKRKIMRIFALPPTAGATTEPNFYDSLQKVRLRQQLEMYSFARKFDQQQHQCQSESVQLSME